The Pseudomonadota bacterium sequence AGGAATCCACACAATACGGCAGTTCTCCGTTGGCGAGCCGGTGGGCGCAAAAGATGCATTTTTCAACGATATTGGAACGGCGCACATCATCGTAATCCGGGTGGGAATATCTGGTCCGGTGCGGAGGGGTGTCGCCGGCAAGTGCGGCGATCCCGGCGCCTGATGTGGTAATGCCGGGGATCAATTCGGTTTTGTCGGTAAAAAACGCCTGATAGGGCGCCCCCTCCTCGTTATAACTGATCACACTGTATTCCCCGGATGCACCGTCCCCGGTCACCTCTGTCTTGCTGTACGGACAGGCCTCCTGACAGGCCCGGCAGCCGATGCAGCGTTCATCGTTATGCATGGTGATGCCGTCCGGCGTTTTATACATGGCCTTGGGCTCAACCGGGCAGGCTTCAACGCATGGTGCGTCGGAGCAATGGTTGCATAAAACAGGTGTCGTCTTGTACCCGGTATCTGGAAACTTGCCCGTTGTCTCGTGAATGAAGTCAGCCCAGTTGTGGGTCTGACCGTTTTTCCTGAGCGCGGTATTGTTTTCAGTTTTGCAGGCAAGGGCGCACGCCCCGCAGCCCACACATTTCCGTAGGTCTATAATCATCGCGTATTGCGTCATAGCTTAATCCTCCCCTTGCCTTAAACTCGTTCGATTTTAACGCCGGTGAACCCGCCGTTTCGCACATTGCCGCCGCTCAGCCGTTCGGTATCAAAGGGCATGAGGGTGTTGTTGTTGCCGCCACGCGGTTCAGCCTTGGTGTAGTCTTTTGCCGCTACCTTGCCGTAGGCCCAGTGGCCCTGACCGAAAGCCTTGGCCACCGTCCCGGGTCGGATTCCTTCCCAGAGACGGGCAGTGCAGTCGATAGTGGCTGCGACTGAAGTTACACGAAGGGCATCGCCATCCTTGATCCCGAGTTTTTTTGCATCGGCGGGGTTGATCTTGAGCACGTCCTGATGGCCAACATCGCCTGGATCGACATGCTTGAACTCGTTATACCACGGGCTGTTGGCGCTACGGCCTTCACGGTTCAGGCGGGACTTGTAGTCGATAAAGGTGAAGGGGTATTCCGCCATGCTGCCGTACCGGAAAGGCGGTTCATAATGGGGCACGAAGGCCAGTTCCCCGGCAGCCGTATAGTTGCAGGCGGCCAGGATGTCATCAACCGTGGTCTTGTGCTTTTCGGCGTGTTTCTCTAGGGCATGCTTGAGGGTTTCACTGTAGAACTCGAACTTGTGGGTAACGGTACCCTTGGTGGTTTTCTTGCCGTCTTTTTCTTCATCCTTGCCGAACTTGCCGCCCCAGCGCTTCTTGTATGGCTGCGCATCGGAGTTCCACATGCCGCGTTTTTGCATCTCGGCCCAACCGTTGATCTTGTCGCCGCCGACATCCTTGCCGTTCCAGAGATCCTGGGTGTAGTATTTGACCGCATATTCGGTAAACTCTTTGGAATTGGTCGCTTCCTTGCCGGTTTCCGGGTCCTTGAATTCTTTTTTGAGGAAATCGATCAGGTTCGGAAAACCGCGTTCGGCAAACTTTTCACCTAGCATCCACGGGAATTCGGTTTCGTCATTGATCACTTCCCACATGGGTTTTACTACCTGTTGCAGCAGGGTGCACTGGGCGTAACGGTTCTGTTTCTGCTTCACCCAGCAGAGTTTTTCGTACATGGAGCTGGCACCCGGCAGGACGATGTCGGCATACTGGGTCATTTCCGAGGCGTGGGTGGTGATGTGGGCAAAGAAGGGGATTTTTTCCATCGCCTTCTCCCAACGCTCGGCCCCGGTGCAGGAAAAGACAAAGTTGTTCATGTAGCCTACCGCAACTTTGATCTCGTATGGGTCTGACGCCAGGATACCGGTGGCGGCGTTATTGGTGATCACGCCGCCGCCGGGCTTGCCCTCTTTCAGGGCGGGATGGCTCTTGGTGCCGCGCTGGTCGATTTTTTTGTTCTTGGTGCCCTTTTTGGCTATTTCGTCCTGATAGGCATCGAGTTTCGGCATATGCTTGACCGGCACTTTGTTTGAGGGCAGGGTGCCGCCCACATTATCGATGCCGCCGACCAGACCGTTCAAGGCGTTGACCGCCATGGCGGAATAGGCGCCACGGACGTGCATGGCAGCTCCCGGTCCCATCCACACCGCCACATTCGGCGCCGCCTTGGCCATGCCGCGGGCCACCCGGACGATCTGCTCCTCGGGAACTTGAGTGATCTCGGCGGCCTTCTTCGGTGTCATGTCCTTGACCGCAATATTCCACCACTTGACCACCCCATGGGATTCCTTTTCCGCAAAGGTTGCTTCGTCAACTTCCATCCCGGCCTTGAAACGGTTTTTGCCGTCGGTAAAATCACCGACAAACTCCTTGAACCAGAGCCCTTCGGAAAGCAAAACATGGGCAATGGCCAGGGCCAGGGCGCCATCGGTGCCGGGCAAGAGCGGCAGCCACTCCTGGGCCTTGGCCGCGGTGTTGTTCAGTTTCGGGTCAACAACGGCCACGGTGGCCTGGTCGAGAACATCGCCCAGCCTCTTGATGGTGGCCGGGACCAACCGGTTGCTGCTCACTGGATCACAGCCCCAGACCAGAACATACTTTGAATTGCTGATATCGTAGTCTCGGTAGCCCCACATGCCTTCGGTGTAGTAGGCGCCGAAATTTTCGGCCTCGGCGCAGATGGAGCTGTGGGAGAGGTTGTTGGGTGAGCCGAAAATCTTGGTAACGCCGTCATAAATGATATCCCGCATGTAGGTGTACCGGCCGCGCATCAGCAGATATTTTTCCGGCTCGCCGTTGTTGCGCAGTTCCATCATCTTGTCGGCGATGGTATTGAAGGCCTCATCCCAGGAAATGGGTACGAATTTGGGGTCGATGCCGCGCCCTTTTTTTGGATTCGTACGCTTCATGGGAACCTTGACCCGGTCAGGATCATAGACCTGCTGCAGGGAAAGATGACCTCTGGGGCAGACAGACCCGTCATTTTGTTTTGATAGGGGATTTCCCCGCACTTTGACGGCCCGGCCATCCTGGACGAAAATCTCCACCGGGCACCAGGTCGTGCAGCCCTGGCAGGTGGAGGCCTTCCATTCACCGGGCGCTTCGCCGATTTGTTTATTGCCGTGTGATTCCGCAAAGGCGTTCATGACCGGCCTGCCCATGGATGCGGCGGCGCCCGCCGCCACCGACAACTTCAGAAAATCTCTTCGTTTGATCTTCATCAAGCTCTCTCCCCAGTGTTGTTTATTTAGGTGAAATCCCTCGGAATGAATTCAGATTCTATCACAACTGATTGTAAAAAAAACATTTTGTGATAGGGGAATGTTTGTGGTGTTGTTGCGGAAGTTGCCGATTAAATGATGAAATATGGTGGCTGGTGCCAGGGAAAGATGTCTGCGTCGGTTAGGAAAAAGGTGTCTGTTTTCGGCGAGTTGTGGCTATTAATTGGATAGTGAAGAGGGCAGGGTTTCGATAAATTTTCTGATCTCATCCCGTACCCGGCGGAAATGGACCAGAGCTTCTTCTTCTGAGGCAGCGTGTTCAGCAAGTTTCGGAGGGTCGTCAAAGCCGACATGGACCACCCTGGCAGGACCCGGGAAATAGGGACAATTCTCATTGGCGTGACCGCAGACCGTGATCACGTAGTCGAATTCAAAAACAGGCAACTCGTCAACGGTCTGCGAGGTGTGGTTTGAGATGTCGACCCCGGCCTCGGCCATCACTTTTACCGCCAGCGGATTCAACCCGTGCTTTTCAATTCCGGCGGAGTATGCTTCAATCACATCAACTTTGAGATGGCGCGCCCACCCTTCGGCCATCTGGCTGCGGCAGGAGTTGCCGGTGCACAAAAACAGGATTCTTGTGCGGTTGACAGTTGACGGGTGACGGTTGGCGGATTGATCGTGCGATGACATATACAGCTC is a genomic window containing:
- a CDS encoding 4Fe-4S dicluster domain-containing protein; this encodes MTQYAMIIDLRKCVGCGACALACKTENNTALRKNGQTHNWADFIHETTGKFPDTGYKTTPVLCNHCSDAPCVEACPVEPKAMYKTPDGITMHNDERCIGCRACQEACPYSKTEVTGDGASGEYSVISYNEEGAPYQAFFTDKTELIPGITTSGAGIAALAGDTPPHRTRYSHPDYDDVRRSNIVEKCIFCAHRLANGELPYCVDSCPAGARIFGDRSDPNSEVAKLLTKHKGTTLKPEAGTKPNVFYIRDYSTRS
- a CDS encoding molybdopterin-dependent oxidoreductase; translation: MKIKRRDFLKLSVAAGAAASMGRPVMNAFAESHGNKQIGEAPGEWKASTCQGCTTWCPVEIFVQDGRAVKVRGNPLSKQNDGSVCPRGHLSLQQVYDPDRVKVPMKRTNPKKGRGIDPKFVPISWDEAFNTIADKMMELRNNGEPEKYLLMRGRYTYMRDIIYDGVTKIFGSPNNLSHSSICAEAENFGAYYTEGMWGYRDYDISNSKYVLVWGCDPVSSNRLVPATIKRLGDVLDQATVAVVDPKLNNTAAKAQEWLPLLPGTDGALALAIAHVLLSEGLWFKEFVGDFTDGKNRFKAGMEVDEATFAEKESHGVVKWWNIAVKDMTPKKAAEITQVPEEQIVRVARGMAKAAPNVAVWMGPGAAMHVRGAYSAMAVNALNGLVGGIDNVGGTLPSNKVPVKHMPKLDAYQDEIAKKGTKNKKIDQRGTKSHPALKEGKPGGGVITNNAATGILASDPYEIKVAVGYMNNFVFSCTGAERWEKAMEKIPFFAHITTHASEMTQYADIVLPGASSMYEKLCWVKQKQNRYAQCTLLQQVVKPMWEVINDETEFPWMLGEKFAERGFPNLIDFLKKEFKDPETGKEATNSKEFTEYAVKYYTQDLWNGKDVGGDKINGWAEMQKRGMWNSDAQPYKKRWGGKFGKDEEKDGKKTTKGTVTHKFEFYSETLKHALEKHAEKHKTTVDDILAACNYTAAGELAFVPHYEPPFRYGSMAEYPFTFIDYKSRLNREGRSANSPWYNEFKHVDPGDVGHQDVLKINPADAKKLGIKDGDALRVTSVAATIDCTARLWEGIRPGTVAKAFGQGHWAYGKVAAKDYTKAEPRGGNNNTLMPFDTERLSGGNVRNGGFTGVKIERV
- a CDS encoding arsenate reductase ArsC, with translation MSSHDQSANRHPSTVNRTRILFLCTGNSCRSQMAEGWARHLKVDVIEAYSAGIEKHGLNPLAVKVMAEAGVDISNHTSQTVDELPVFEFDYVITVCGHANENCPYFPGPARVVHVGFDDPPKLAEHAASEEEALVHFRRVRDEIRKFIETLPSSLSN